A region of Reichenbachiella carrageenanivorans DNA encodes the following proteins:
- a CDS encoding porin family protein encodes MKKATLCLLLLLSLGLISQADAQRKTYVGVKSGYNLSTAYFFHSLYGSDIEPKMEGGYQGGIIAMNYLRNHVGLQAELLYTQKGWRQEFDDQPDLVTELDYVELPLLVNIHTGKDRLHIFANGGCYVGYLVSSTQSATSAADNFYVYDESRDNKISYGFRGGVGAFYDFNFGTLLFESSFTYSLSDMFDPTTLSSGVPNTSKSMVVGFSVGYMFSFGEL; translated from the coding sequence ATGAAAAAAGCAACTCTTTGTTTGTTATTGCTCCTTAGTCTAGGTCTGATTAGTCAGGCAGATGCCCAGCGCAAAACCTATGTAGGGGTGAAAAGCGGATACAATCTATCCACAGCTTATTTCTTTCACTCTTTATATGGCTCAGATATCGAGCCCAAGATGGAGGGTGGTTATCAAGGTGGGATTATTGCGATGAACTACCTGAGAAATCATGTGGGACTACAAGCGGAGCTGCTTTATACACAAAAAGGGTGGAGGCAGGAATTTGATGATCAGCCAGATCTCGTGACAGAGCTGGATTATGTGGAATTGCCATTGCTTGTGAATATCCATACAGGTAAGGATCGTTTGCACATCTTTGCCAATGGGGGGTGTTATGTGGGCTACCTTGTGAGTTCAACTCAAAGTGCCACATCTGCAGCAGACAACTTTTATGTTTACGATGAGTCTCGTGACAATAAAATCAGTTATGGTTTTAGAGGAGGAGTAGGTGCTTTTTATGATTTCAATTTTGGCACTTTGCTTTTCGAAAGCAGTTTTACCTATAGTTTGAGCGATATGTTCGATCCAACCACACTCAGCAGTGGCGTGCCCAATACGTCTAAAAGTATGGTTGTTGGCTTCTCAGTTGGCTATATGTTCTCCTTTGGAGAGTTGTAG